In Haematobia irritans isolate KBUSLIRL chromosome 1, ASM5000362v1, whole genome shotgun sequence, a genomic segment contains:
- the Hibch gene encoding 3-hydroxyisobutyryl-CoA hydrolase isoform X3: protein MTIQRIIYAFGHRTMPLLANPNTTQAIRKMSTSVLATESSDKGMIILNRPKALNAINLEMVRKIFKHLKKCEKTKSLMIIKGTGEKAFCAGGDVRAVVEAGPTEESKSFFREEYTTNALIGNYKIPYIALIDGITMGGGVGLSVHGKYRVATERTLFAMPETAIGLFPDVGGSFFLPRLQGKLGLYLGLTGYRLKGEDVLKAGIATHYCESSKLSDLESALLNCPDADEVPDILSKFNMPSAKPFVLQPQLDQINNCFSGESVEEIIENLKKDGSEWATKTIQTMTKMSPTSLKVTFRQLELGSKLSLPQCLKMEYRLVVRHLENSDFKEGVRALLIDKDQKPQWKPNTIEAVTEERVQSFFAKLSDTEELKLES, encoded by the exons ATG ACCATCCAACGTATAATCTACGCATTTGGTCATCGTACCATGCCATTGTTGGCCAATCCGAACACCACTCAAGCGATCCGAAAAATGTCTACATCGGTGTTGGCAACAGAATCATCTGACAAAG GTATGATAATATTGAACCGGCCAAAAGCTCTAAATGCTATCAATTTAGAAATGGTccgcaaaattttcaaacatttgaaGAAATGTGAGAAAACCAAGTCACTTATGATCATTAAGGGCACTGGCGAGAAGGCTTTCTGTGCCGGGGGTGATGTTCGTGCTGTAGTCGAAGCCGGGCCCACAGAGGAATCGAAAAGTTTCTTCCGTGAAGAATACACGACAAATGCTTTAATTGGCAATTATAAGATCCCCTATATAGCCTTAATTGATGGTATTACCATGGGAGGTGGTGTTGGTTTATCAGTCCATGGCAAATATCGTGTAGCCACAGAGCGCACTTTATTTGCTATGCCAGAAACAGCAATTGGACTTTTCCCCGATGTGGGTGGATCTTTCTTCCTTCCCCGTTTGCAGGGAAAACTTGGTCTATATCTTGGTCTTACAGGATATCGCCTAAAGGGTGAAGATGTTTTGAAAGCAGGTATAGCAACTCATTACTGCGAGAGCTCTAAGCTAAGCGATTTGGAATCAGCCCTACTCAATTGTCCCGATGCTGATGAAGTGCCTGATATATTATCGAAATTCAATATGCCTTCGGCCAAGCCATTTGTTTTACAGCCCCAATTGGATCAAATCAACAATTGCTTTTCAGGTGAaagtgttgaagaaattatcgaGAATCTCAAAAAAGATGGTAGTGAATGGGCAACAAAAACAATACAG ACAATGACTAAAATGTCGCCAACATCATTAAAAGTGACATTCCGTCAATTGGAATTGGGTTCTAAGTTATCATTGCCACAGTGCCTTAAAATGGAATATCGACTTGTGGTACGTCATTTGGAAAATAGTGATTTCAAGGAAGGTGTTCGAGCTCTACTCATCGACAAGGACCAAAAACCCCAATGGAAACCGAATACTATTGAGGCCGTAACTGAAGAACGAGTTCAATCGTTCTTTGCCAAATTGTCCGATACAGAAGAACTTAAATT AGAATCCTAA
- the Hibch gene encoding 3-hydroxyisobutyryl-CoA hydrolase isoform X2, producing the protein MSEVETIQRIIYAFGHRTMPLLANPNTTQAIRKMSTSVLATESSDKGMIILNRPKALNAINLEMVRKIFKHLKKCEKTKSLMIIKGTGEKAFCAGGDVRAVVEAGPTEESKSFFREEYTTNALIGNYKIPYIALIDGITMGGGVGLSVHGKYRVATERTLFAMPETAIGLFPDVGGSFFLPRLQGKLGLYLGLTGYRLKGEDVLKAGIATHYCESSKLSDLESALLNCPDADEVPDILSKFNMPSAKPFVLQPQLDQINNCFSGESVEEIIENLKKDGSEWATKTIQTMTKMSPTSLKVTFRQLELGSKLSLPQCLKMEYRLVVRHLENSDFKEGVRALLIDKDQKPQWKPNTIEAVTEERVQSFFAKLSDTEELKL; encoded by the exons ATGAGTGAAGTCGAG ACCATCCAACGTATAATCTACGCATTTGGTCATCGTACCATGCCATTGTTGGCCAATCCGAACACCACTCAAGCGATCCGAAAAATGTCTACATCGGTGTTGGCAACAGAATCATCTGACAAAG GTATGATAATATTGAACCGGCCAAAAGCTCTAAATGCTATCAATTTAGAAATGGTccgcaaaattttcaaacatttgaaGAAATGTGAGAAAACCAAGTCACTTATGATCATTAAGGGCACTGGCGAGAAGGCTTTCTGTGCCGGGGGTGATGTTCGTGCTGTAGTCGAAGCCGGGCCCACAGAGGAATCGAAAAGTTTCTTCCGTGAAGAATACACGACAAATGCTTTAATTGGCAATTATAAGATCCCCTATATAGCCTTAATTGATGGTATTACCATGGGAGGTGGTGTTGGTTTATCAGTCCATGGCAAATATCGTGTAGCCACAGAGCGCACTTTATTTGCTATGCCAGAAACAGCAATTGGACTTTTCCCCGATGTGGGTGGATCTTTCTTCCTTCCCCGTTTGCAGGGAAAACTTGGTCTATATCTTGGTCTTACAGGATATCGCCTAAAGGGTGAAGATGTTTTGAAAGCAGGTATAGCAACTCATTACTGCGAGAGCTCTAAGCTAAGCGATTTGGAATCAGCCCTACTCAATTGTCCCGATGCTGATGAAGTGCCTGATATATTATCGAAATTCAATATGCCTTCGGCCAAGCCATTTGTTTTACAGCCCCAATTGGATCAAATCAACAATTGCTTTTCAGGTGAaagtgttgaagaaattatcgaGAATCTCAAAAAAGATGGTAGTGAATGGGCAACAAAAACAATACAG ACAATGACTAAAATGTCGCCAACATCATTAAAAGTGACATTCCGTCAATTGGAATTGGGTTCTAAGTTATCATTGCCACAGTGCCTTAAAATGGAATATCGACTTGTGGTACGTCATTTGGAAAATAGTGATTTCAAGGAAGGTGTTCGAGCTCTACTCATCGACAAGGACCAAAAACCCCAATGGAAACCGAATACTATTGAGGCCGTAACTGAAGAACGAGTTCAATCGTTCTTTGCCAAATTGTCCGATACAGAAGAACTTAAATTGTAA
- the Muted gene encoding biogenesis of lysosome-related organelles complex 1 subunit 5, translating to MIALGKDISNAQYRILDHRVFVNGEVESFLKNFGNDSDVESLFKLTETVGALKYEFLDKCINLGATNLENIGIELKTLLSEVDALAEKVQQPKETSSVILETQASRLKRKEDFDLELKHNYQRVEDSFTIKEEEISELYSDLQLKLNIPK from the exons ATGATAGCACTGGGAAAAG ACATATCCAACGCCCAGTATCGTATTTTAGATCATCGAGTATTTGTAAACGGAGAAGTTGAgtcatttctcaaaaattttggcaacgacTCGGATGTGGAATCTTTGTTTAAACTAACAGAGACAGTAGGAGCCTTAAAATACGAGTTTTTGGATAAATGTATAAACTTGGGAGCgacaaatttggaaaacattggtATTGAGTTGAAAACTTTGTTAAGTGAAGTTGATGCTTTGGCCGAAAAAGTGCAGCAACCTAAAGAG acTAGCTCTGTAATTTTGGAAACACAGGCATCAAGATTGAAACGTAAAGAAGATTTTGATTTGGAGTTAAAACATAATTATCAACGCGTTGAAGATTCTTTCACCatcaaagaagaagaaatatctGAGTTATATTCAGATTTACAACTAAAATTGAATATTCCCAAGTAA
- the Hibch gene encoding 3-hydroxyisobutyryl-CoA hydrolase isoform X1 translates to MSEVETIQRIIYAFGHRTMPLLANPNTTQAIRKMSTSVLATESSDKGMIILNRPKALNAINLEMVRKIFKHLKKCEKTKSLMIIKGTGEKAFCAGGDVRAVVEAGPTEESKSFFREEYTTNALIGNYKIPYIALIDGITMGGGVGLSVHGKYRVATERTLFAMPETAIGLFPDVGGSFFLPRLQGKLGLYLGLTGYRLKGEDVLKAGIATHYCESSKLSDLESALLNCPDADEVPDILSKFNMPSAKPFVLQPQLDQINNCFSGESVEEIIENLKKDGSEWATKTIQTMTKMSPTSLKVTFRQLELGSKLSLPQCLKMEYRLVVRHLENSDFKEGVRALLIDKDQKPQWKPNTIEAVTEERVQSFFAKLSDTEELKLES, encoded by the exons ATGAGTGAAGTCGAG ACCATCCAACGTATAATCTACGCATTTGGTCATCGTACCATGCCATTGTTGGCCAATCCGAACACCACTCAAGCGATCCGAAAAATGTCTACATCGGTGTTGGCAACAGAATCATCTGACAAAG GTATGATAATATTGAACCGGCCAAAAGCTCTAAATGCTATCAATTTAGAAATGGTccgcaaaattttcaaacatttgaaGAAATGTGAGAAAACCAAGTCACTTATGATCATTAAGGGCACTGGCGAGAAGGCTTTCTGTGCCGGGGGTGATGTTCGTGCTGTAGTCGAAGCCGGGCCCACAGAGGAATCGAAAAGTTTCTTCCGTGAAGAATACACGACAAATGCTTTAATTGGCAATTATAAGATCCCCTATATAGCCTTAATTGATGGTATTACCATGGGAGGTGGTGTTGGTTTATCAGTCCATGGCAAATATCGTGTAGCCACAGAGCGCACTTTATTTGCTATGCCAGAAACAGCAATTGGACTTTTCCCCGATGTGGGTGGATCTTTCTTCCTTCCCCGTTTGCAGGGAAAACTTGGTCTATATCTTGGTCTTACAGGATATCGCCTAAAGGGTGAAGATGTTTTGAAAGCAGGTATAGCAACTCATTACTGCGAGAGCTCTAAGCTAAGCGATTTGGAATCAGCCCTACTCAATTGTCCCGATGCTGATGAAGTGCCTGATATATTATCGAAATTCAATATGCCTTCGGCCAAGCCATTTGTTTTACAGCCCCAATTGGATCAAATCAACAATTGCTTTTCAGGTGAaagtgttgaagaaattatcgaGAATCTCAAAAAAGATGGTAGTGAATGGGCAACAAAAACAATACAG ACAATGACTAAAATGTCGCCAACATCATTAAAAGTGACATTCCGTCAATTGGAATTGGGTTCTAAGTTATCATTGCCACAGTGCCTTAAAATGGAATATCGACTTGTGGTACGTCATTTGGAAAATAGTGATTTCAAGGAAGGTGTTCGAGCTCTACTCATCGACAAGGACCAAAAACCCCAATGGAAACCGAATACTATTGAGGCCGTAACTGAAGAACGAGTTCAATCGTTCTTTGCCAAATTGTCCGATACAGAAGAACTTAAATT AGAATCCTAA
- the LOC142219518 gene encoding uncharacterized protein LOC142219518, translated as MSTIHTIKDTRVRVKISSELIDVLKKYQKHLTKVPENIAKILKSAGIQLSDENLEKEMDNGTVKPITLDIKLLNEVLADDKLTVATEYTQQENGKIKTASSKSIDVYLYLIDLRWLSNALAILRSKGIADIYLNDLLQSCNLDLPKNTIIERNPELEARCQRLREEQQNLEYRKMTKNVDATLKHYPEDTVAYQMKAINSQIIAVLQFIFSVAAGFAFGFIGIQLIIGNLDFGLRLLLGIMFALIIALAEIYFLAKKLNEYDNTVDTANKAVEKIRATTPKKSNAPEITNKKMHIE; from the exons ATGAGTACGATACATACGATTAAAGACACCCGTGTAAGGGTAAAAATATCGTCAGAATTAATCGATGTTCTTAAGAAATATCAAAAGCATTTAACAAAAGTTCCcgaaaatattgctaaaatctTAAAATCAGCAGGCATACAACTATCTGATGAAAACCTTGAAAAGGAAATGGACAATGGAACGGTTAAACCTATCACACTCGATATCAAACTATTGAATGAGGTTCTTGCCGATGACAAATTAACTGTTGCAACAGAATATACACAACaggaaaatggaaaaattaaaacggCATCAAGTAAATCCATTGATGTGTACTTGTATTTGATTGATCTAAGATGGCTTAGCAATGCTTTGGCAATTCTACGCTCGAAGGGCATTGCGGACATTTATCTTAATGATCTATTGCAATCGTGTAATTTAGATTTGCCTAAAAACACAATCATCGAAAGAAATCCAGAACTTGAAGCACGCTGCCAGCGGTTGCGAGAGGAGCAACAAAATCTTGAATATCGAAAAATGACTAAAAACGTAGATGCTACACTCAAACACTATCCTGAGGATACGGTTGCCTATCAAA TGAAAGCTATTAATAGCCAAATAATTGCAGTTCTACAGTTTATATTCTCGGTGGCTGCTGGATTTGCATTTGGATTCATTGGAATACAATTgataattggaaatttagacttTGGCTTACGTCTGCTATTGGGCATAATGTTTGCTCTCATTATAGCCCTCGCTGAAATTTactttttggccaaaaaacTAAATGAATATGACAACACCGTAGATACAGCCAACAAAGCAGTTGAGAAAATAAGAGCTACCACACCGAAAAAGTCAAATGCACCGGAGATAACAAACAAGAAGATGCATATAGAATAA
- the Cog2 gene encoding conserved oligomeric Golgi complex subunit 2, producing MIESIPKNSTRESGEKLCFDKNEFLKTNFSVDDFLHKNRNVSSLELLRDDLGLYLKSLRASMIDLINEDYADFVSLSANLVGLDQSIDTIQIPLEQFREEILSIQAMIDDNVTEIRNKLETKRQLRDLRRNLQSLKKVYETTRKLEDLLAHQLRDEAGLVDLERAALDLVQLKFNEKFCSDYLNSEKQTNIRRLEAEVHKKLRALLGESLKTANASCSESLERCLRIYITLDACSVAELAFKEDTVAPYMSEILSEHSLQQTPQGLAGIYSKVLNFISLHMTDLLRLTQYTDKLHGFNFVVNSFWSDVEMRLENHMSSIFAPGNSEVFYAKYKCTRDFLSKIEELLANEESVEVFRQHKQTKSFQARWNLPVYFQICFQEIAGKFEATLEPPLSADSLYTNPSHFQLKTFSNAIQAIESCWSEGVYLPELFPKFYKLHIQILLRLSKWINVVLNLITSKSIDTTALKLKNSILLTALHSDINKLLGSLTDQELQVVSQNLKPLSMPKLQQNQLNLIKNAVSKSFDDMKNTFSENLIKIQQALVDNLVQECGPENVKQVNDLPRLYRKTNRDVPTRCSSYVDHILKPLKTFKEEFCGKMLDETIVRSILEQVLNRITADYMVVVKEVLTSVQKTEESLRRLRNLKGQQSALSTSSNSTTMSDDDKIRLQLRVDISSWTNELSKLGFMPTDVAQLLELNNLVEESIKVNK from the exons ATGATAGAATCCATTCCCAAAAATTCTACCAGGGAATCGGGGGAGAAGCTTTGCTTCGATAAGAATGAGTTTTTAAAA acaaatttttccgTGGAcgattttcttcataaaaatagaaatgtttCAAGCCTTGAGCTGTTGCGAGATGATTTGGGTTTATATTTGAAGAGTTTGAGGGCCTCTATGATAGACCTCATCAATGAAGACTATGCCGACTTTGTTAGTCTTTCGGCAAATCTCGTTGGACTAGACCAGTCCATCGATACTATACAAATCCCCTTAGAACAATTCCGTGAAGAAATCCTCAGTATTCAAGCTATGATTGATGATAATGTGACCGAGATAAGAAATAAATTGGAGACAAAACGTCAGTTAAGGGATCTAAGGCGAAATCTACAAAGTCTAAAGAAGGTATATGAAACTACTCGTAAATTAGAGGATTTACTGGCACATCAACTAAGGGATGAGGCGGGGCTGGTAGATCTAGAAAGAGCTGCCCTCGACCTAGTTCAGTTGAAGTTTAACGAAAAGTTTTGCAGTGATTATTTAAATTCGGAGAAACAGACAAATATAAGACGTCTGGAAGCTGAGGTTCATAAAAAACTTCGTGCTCTGCTCGGTGAATCTTTAAAAACTGCCAATGCATCATGTTCAGAATCTTTAGAACGTTGCTTGAGAATATACATAACACTCGATGCATGTTCGGTGGCCGAATTGGCATTTAAAGAAGACACAGTAGCTCCATACATGTCAGAAATCTTGTCGGAGCATAGTCTGCAACAAACACCACAAGGTTTGGCTGGTATCTATAGTAAAGTTTTGAATTTCATATCGCTGCACATGACCGATTTGCTGCGTTTAACACAATACACGGACAAGCTTCATGGTTTCAACTTTGTGGTCAATAGTTTTTGGTCAGATGTTGAAATGCGTTTGGAAAATCATATGTCATCAATATTTGCTCCCGGCAATTCTGAAGTATTCTATGCTAAGTATAAATGTACCCGTGATTTTCTCAGTAAGATTGAAGAGCTTTTGGCTAATGAAGAATCCGTAGAAGTATTTCGACAACACAAACAGACAAAAAGCTTTCAGGCCCGTTGGAATctaccagtatattttcaaatatgtttTCAG GAAATTGCTGGAAAATTTGAGGCAACTTTAGAACCCCCTCTAAGTGCGGATTCTTTATATACCAACCCTTcgcattttcaattaaaaaccttCAGCAATGCCATACAAGCTATAGAATCTTGTTGGTCCGAAGGAGTATATCTACCCGAACTTTTTCCCAAATTCTATAAACTCCATATACAAATACTATTACGTTTATCGAAATGGATAAATGTAGTTTTGAATTTGATTACTTCGAAGAGCATCGATACCACcgcattgaaattgaaaaattcaattctATTGACCGCTCTGCATTCCGACATCAATAAGCTCTTGGGCTCATTAACAGATCAGGAATTACAAGTGGTGTCACAAAATCTAAAACCATTATCAATGCCTAAATTACAACAAAACCAATTGAACCTTATCAAAAATGCTGTCTCGAAGTCATTTGATGACATGAAGAATACATTCtccgaaaatttaatcaaaattcagCAAGCCCTTGTTGATAATTTGGTTCAAGAATGTGGACCAGAAAATGTGAAGCAAGTAAATGATTTACCACGTTTGTATCGTAAAACAAATCGTGATGTTCCGACACGCTGTTCAAGTTATGTGGACCACATTTTAAAGCCTCTTAAGACATTCAAAGAAGAATTTTGTGGGAAAATGTTGGACGAAACTATAGTTCGTAGTATTTTGGAACAAGTTTTAAACAGGATAACGGCTGA ttatatgGTTGTGGTTAAAGAAGTTCTTACTTCAGTCCAAAAAACCGAAGAATCTTTGCGTCGCTTACGAAATCTTAAAGGTCAACAATCTGCATTATCCACTTCATCGAATTCCACTACAATGTCTGACGATGACAAAATTCGTCTTCAGTTACGTGTGGATATATCCTCTTGGACAAATGAAttatcaaaattaggttttatgCCTACGGATGTAGCTCAACTATTGGAATTAAACAATCTTGTCGAAGAGAGCATTAaagtaaacaaataa